taaataattgtttttttacattggaCATTATAAACACGGGGGATTCCTGTTTATTTTATAGTCGAAACGGGTTTTTGTTCACCTAAAGCTGAtctgtctttgtttgtttttcgtaGGTGACGACAGGCCGCAGTGGTCGGGCGGAGCGACGGCCGGAGAGATGATATGATGATGGTGTCCAGCAAAGATCACTGAGCTGATTGTAAGAACATAATGAAGGACACTATGACCTACAATCCAGTTCCTCTACATTTACCAGAGTATGTgttgtatctttaaaaaaaaaaaaaacgttgtgTTTTGGGTTTATTTAGATTGCTGCAAAGATTTAGCGGTTTGTGttcctcatcccttcttgtttatttgtatttaatgttcTCCAGATGCTATTTGTGAAATTGCTTGATTATACAACTGAAACGTTAGATCGGTTGGAACAGatcacacatatataatatatatttagtggTAGCAAAGAATGCATACGAAAGCATTGTTACAATGTATCCTCTTTACCGTAGTCATCAGTCATAAAATACACATAATTACAtagttttacagtcaaacataCAGTgtatgtttacacacacacacacaaagacataattTGACAGAAatgagataaaaataaaacatttggatTTGTGATCCTTtgtgaaatattaatattatgtcaCATGTCGATGGAGTGTTCAAGGAAGTATTTTAGTCAAGTTTCTAACAATTTATCTTCTCATCATAATCTTCATCGCAGCCTAATCAATAAGCTTGCAGCTTGTTACATCATGCACCCTTTGAATTTACATGAATATTTTTGCTCTtgaaatatttgtttgtttgagctGAAATGACCGGAGACTCTCGTGAGTGTGTTTCCCAATGCTCAATAAAAGAGGTGAACTTTATCCACCGTCTTCATTCAGTCCTGAGCTGAGAGGTTGTTCTTTTATATGACCTTCGTGGcgaagaggatgatgaggatCACGATGATCAGCACAACCACGCCGATTATGATcatcattttaatgtttttccaCCAGTATTTCCTGGCGACCCGCGTGGATGTTTTTTGGAACGAGTCAGCCTGAAAAGAAAGATAAAGTAAATGAAATAAAGGAAGTACAGGATCCTTTTACTTGAAGAGGAACTCCACACATTTTACACATCAAAGTATGTTGCTGGGTCTCGAGGAGTTctattaaataatgtaaaaacatttgaaaattaaaaataatctggAGGTGTGAAATTAGAAAGAAGTGAGACCTCTGTAGCCGCTGCTCATCTCTGCTGCAGACGATCATTTAACGCACTGTAATCCTGGATATGACTGTTTGCAgtcgagttgcattgtgggtaatctAGGTGCCAGATTTTGAGCAGGAACAAGAGTGAGGAATAAAAACAGACGATTGTTTTGCTTCTGCTGCGTCGGTTTTCCACCATGAATCTGATCATGTTATAAAATGGCAACGTTAAATCGGTGGAGTACTCCTTTAGGCAAAAGTACCATCACAGTGATGTAGAAGTACTTTATTACAAGTATAATTCCTGCAAGAATTAACAGCGATATTCTTTTGAAGTAGCAAAAGAAGAAGTAATAGGGTCATGAGATGATTAATGAGAGAGAAATAGAAGAAACTAAGTTCTGATACAAACattagttttattttgttggacttttgtctttttgtttgcctttaaaaaaaaaaaactttaatttgacCTCTTAGGAACTCAAACTATTATTTTAATCGCCTATTCTCAACCACTGAGTTCAGGTCCCACATTGAGCTCATGATTTTAGCTGGTCATAGCTAAATGTGCTCAATAATTAATGAGATGAACATAAAAAGTCCGAATACAATGCATCATTTCTATGAGAAGTTTCACCAGGTATAAAGCATGTTGAGCCGACGACGCTGAGGGAAAGCAGATTATTGATACTGGTCATTACAGCTGACGGTGTATTTACAGCCCAGTTTGTTTACCCTCTttattgttatattatgttGTCCTCAAAAACAAAATTGAACAATCAgaattaagaaaataataatcataataattcatttcatttttatcgcactcttccttcaaagaatctcaaaGTGTCACACatatagtgaaaacaaataaaaccgattaaatcatagttaaagcaacccataagaaaaaatttaaaaaaagaatgaaatagctgacaataaattaactcacagtaaaaaatgccttcctgaataaaaaggttttcaggccagtcttaaaagagttcaAGAAAAGTTCAAGAAAAGTAATATTGGGCCTTTAGTTTTGCAAAAAAATAACTTCGCAACTTTTTTAACTGTTAAATCCTAATCTGAAAAGTAACTACTCATATAGCAAGTACAAAGTACAACATGTTCCTTTCTAAAAGGAAGTGGAGTAGTAGTATAAAGTTAAGACCAAATATCTTAAAACTGTACTTTAGTGAATGAAATGAGGTACTTTCCTCTCATGTGAAACACATTTTCTAACATTCTTGCTATTTTAGTGAATCATAACGACTTAAATCTGCAGACGTCGTCTTTGGGAAGAGAGCTTATCGTGATCGGAGACTTACAGACGCCTGCAGGTCGTCGGTCTTCCCGATCAGGTCGTCTAGTCGCTCGCCCCTCTCCAGCACTTTGCTGATGTTGTTCGTGAGGATGATTTTGACCTCGTTCACCTGATCCTGCACCAGGTCCAGTTTAGCTGCCGAGCCGGAGGCCGGTGTCTGAGAGCGTGTGTCCGCCTGAGGGAAAGTTGATCTTTTAGTCGGAGTCTCCGCAAGTTTAGCAACGAGCAAAACACACACTGGCAAAGAGCAAAAAGACCTTCTGTGGTCACCGTTTTTAGTTGTTTTAAATGACCAAACCTCACTTCCTCACAGCGGAGAGAGCGTTCCAGGTGTTTTTACCTGCGCGGTTGTCACATGAAAACCTCAAGCACTGTTTACAAACCCGGTGAACACAAAGTGCAACACGGACCGACCGATGGAGAAGGGTTTTTAGATAAGagcgaggagaaagaaaagatctCACACAAACGATATTCAACTTCACTGAACTCCCACCTACCATCAGAGCTGTGTTTCTCAGAAGTCATACAAAGTTATCCAGCCATGCAAGGTGCAATAATAAACTCCGTGCTTCACGTGACTGCATGAGTCACACAGTGAGAGCTGAACAAATGTCTGCTGAAGGTTGCACCTCTCTGTTACTCATTAATGGCCTCACTGTGTCATTGGCTTCAACAGTCGACGTCGCCTCGATCAGCacttttacttcctgcttcTCGTGAACTACCACGCACACATCTACGATTTTAGacttttaaacaataaaaagaacACATTTCAGTGAATGtcccagttgtgtgtgtgtgtttacttacCATCAACTGTCAGAGCAACAGGATCCAGGCCAGTGTTGAGCTGATATCTCTGAGCAAAGGGCCTCGTCTTCAGCACGGAGATATTTGCAAGAGCAAATGGGTGAAGTCACTCTGttgcttcacttcctcatcctgTGTTGTGCGGCTTGTTATTTCGGCAACCAGCGACTGTTTATAAATGCAAATGCATTGGTTTGAAGCATTCGGTTTCGAGAAAGATCACGAGGAAACAGCACCTGcacttattattatctttattcaaaagggaccatgtacagttaaaacataaatgtcaccatttgatgccctgtaccagattgtagctacagctaatttgcatttGTAGTCCCTTgactaaaaaaaagtgttactGGATTATTTATGGAGGCAAAGCAAGTTTATTTGAACATAAtagtttttttattcagtcatcacataaaatacaatacatacagtGTATACAATGtgaatacatatacaggactgtctcagaaaattagaatattgtgatgaagttctttattttctgtaatgcaatttaaaaaacaaaaatgtcatgcattctggattcattacaaatcaactgaaatattgtaagccttttattcttttaatattgctgattatggcttacagcttaagaaaactcaaatatcctatctctaaatattagaatatcatgaaaaagtatacgagccttgacaaacactcagctgttataaatctttttttttacttggtctgaggaaatattaacattttatgagataggattttagagttttcttaagctgtaagccataatcagcaatattaaaagaataaaaggcttgcaatatttcagttgatttgtaatgaatccagaatgcatgacatttttgtttttttaattgcattacagaaaataaagaactttatcacaatattctaattttctgagacagtcctgtatatataaatatatatatatatacatatataaatatatgtatatatacatatatatatatatatatcaaacttGCTATATATATAGTACAAATACTGTTATAAGTAAATGTCCTGCATTCAAAGTCCTGCCTTCAATTTCTTACCTCAAAGTATAAAAAATATGAGCATTACTTAAAgtaccaaaagtaaaagtactcattatGTAGAGCCCATTTCAGAAGTTTGTGTTTCATAAGGCCTTAATAGGCTTTAACACATTACCACAATGTTCCAGTATTCTAGGGGTTAAATACAAGGTATGACGATCACGTGAACTAAATTCTGCATTTATACTAGCCCTGCAATAAATCTTTATGATGACGTTTTTTTCATCAGTAATCAGCCACACAGTTGTACACTGGGCTCTGTGGGAAACAGTTTATgtgactgttgtttgtgtttgtgtacataAGTAACAGCAAccctttacattttattttttaatctctaTAAAGTATGTCAATTTACTACATCTGTTAAATAAAAGTAACAAGAGGGAAATACGATATGATTTTACTCcggaatttaaaataatatgaaaGATAGCTATGCAGTCATTAACATTGATTGGTAGCGTTCCtcacccagggtcgctacaatacttttgcacttttacttcagtaaaacATTTAATGACGACTTGTGTTTTAGTGTTTTTCTCGTGGTACTTTTCATAATTCAGTAAAAGAACTGGGTTTTTCTTCCACCACTGATAATATGTTACCACATTTAACTTTATGGAGgtgagttattaccttcgcattgaaaatgccggaaggttatgttttgatcggcgtgtatttatttatttatttatttgtatgcgtgttattcgaaaaactcaaaaagtattgaaccgaatcgcatgaaatttggtgggatgattgtttattatccggggaccagttgattagattttgggatcgatcgggtcaaaggtcaaggtcaaaggtcatgaacaggtcaaaatctttcgcagaactcaaaaagtattgaaccgaatcgcatgaaatttggtgggatgattgtttattatccggggaccagttgattagattttgggatcgatcgggtcaaaggtcaaggtcaaaggtcatgaacaggtcaaatcttcttgaatcacatggaatttggtgggatgattggttattatccggggaccatttgattagattttcggatcaatcgggtcaaaggtcaaggtcaaggtcatggaaaggtcaacatctttttttttaccatagcacgatacatttttgtccaattggcatgcaactaatgccaaaatgttcataattcaatgcccaatcttgtgatatgcgaaggtatgcgctctaccgagtgcccgttctagttattatagtTATAGGCTACCATTTTTAATAAATCATTTGcattgtattttaatatttatttaatgttttattttatattttgtttattttactaaatgtatatattttaatacatattataatttaattagtataataacaatgatatatattttataattaaattaaattaaattaattttatttacgTTGTGCGTCAACGCCATCTTGAGGCTGTCCCTGATGCTGCCTGAAGGACCTTCCCGTGTAAACATCCCGCCTCAGCTCTCTCAGTcgtttatttaaaaagaaaaacactgatCAGGCGATGAGTACTTAACAGAGTGTATTTATAATCCTATTAATACTATTACTTGTATTTACCATGTACCAACACCGGTGAAATGTTAAAGTTGTCCCCCATACTTGTCATTTTAACCCGCCTGTCGTAAATCGGCGTTACGTCTAACGTAAATTGCCGAAGTGCGACGGAACcgttaaattacattacattcgtGTTTCCAGCACCGACCGACAAACTCAAGATGAACCCGAGCGGAGTGCGTCAAAGCGGGAAGACTTTCCTGTTCACGTCCGAGTCCGTCGGAGAAGGACACTCGGGTACTGCGTTCATGTTTTACTGTGTGTCTAACTGTGGTAGTCCTGTCTGCACATGGCGAAGTACCACGTTGAGGTACTTTTAGCACGTCCATGTTATGCTACTTCATACTTATATTCCACTATAGGCAAATGCCATCTCTTTTACTTCACTAAATTCATTTAACAGCTTTAGTTACTTTAATTATAACTCAAATATGCTGATATATTATTATAGATTAAACTACCAAGCAGTAGCTGTCATATAAAGTAATTGAAATAAACTCCACATTTGCCAGCTGCAACATTTAAATCATgaacaataattataatgcaaTAACGTAATTAATTGTAttcaacaatataaaaaaagagagataatgtaatattaatacactgtaatattaCTACTTTTTCTTATGTAAAAGTCCTGAGTACTTCTTGTTAAGTACTCATTGTGCAAAAGGCTTGTAGTGGAGTAGGAAAGTAAAACAGCATATAAAGGAaatactcaaaaagtatttacgGTAAGTACCCCATTACCTTTTTAACCGTAGAAAGTATTTTGCCCCTAACGtcacaaaatatgtatttatcttCTGCATACGAATCATTAAATCACATTCAGCAAGTTCTGAAGAGAGCAGTATGGGTATTCACTGATTGATTTTCCTTTTCTGATTTGTGTTCTCAGATAAAATGTGTGATCAGATCAGTGATGCTGTGCTCGACGCATACCTGAGTCAAGACCCCGACTCTAAGGTGGCCTGTGGTGAGTTTTGTGTTGCCATATCAATGCTTATCAAAATTAAACCCGACTGGAGGATTAAAATGCTTATCTAGATGCATCCAACTAACAATAATCACAAAAGAGTAGTTCACAATTAATATATTTCGCagaatatgtttattttttaatatatatttagtctttgTTGAATCTATTTAGTCTTTGCTGAATCGGAACAATATTAAAAAGGTCTGAACATTTTGTGCAGCTGTCAacggctatatatatatatatatatacattcaacaGCTGCACAAGATGACAGTTGACAGCTGCAAAAGAAGTTCAGCCCTTTCAATATTGTTCTGATTCAGCAAAtactaaatctaaaaaaaaatgcGTGGACAGATTTTAGCGGGACAGCCACTCTATCTAAAGGTCACTATTTTGTCGTTGTTTGAAGTTTCTCTTTTTGTTAGCATTTTTGTAAAATACTGTGTAATTTGACCTCTTAGGAACTATTATTTAAATCGCCTATTCTCAACTGCTGATTTCAGGCCCACATTTTAGCTGGTCATAGCTAAATGTGTTCAATAATTAATGAGATGAACAGAAAAAGTCTAATTAAAATGCACAATTTCTATGAGAagttcactttcacaataaaccgCAACCttcgttttgtttttgtaaattcTCTGACTCGCACAttctcaaaatatattttttattattatctgttTGATAAGTAAAAAGTTAAAAACATGATGTTTTCATACAGAATGTGTGGCGAAGACGGGAATGATTTTACTGGTTGGAGAAGTGACGTCTAAGGCCATCGTGGATCTCCAGTCAGTGGTCCGAAATACCGTCAAGAAGATCGGCTACGACGACTCTTCAAAAGgtgtggggaggaggggtgaTTCTTATTTAATAACTACTCTTCTCTGGGATTTAGGTTTACTGAGTTCCAACTGTGATCCACAGGATTTGACTATAAGACCTGCAACGTGCTGGTGGCGCTGGAGCCGCAGTGCTTGGAGATATCGGACTGTGTGTTTGAAGGCAGGGATCAGGAGAACATCGGGGCAGGAGACCAGGTTCAGTGTTTCACCTTCTAACCTCAACTTCATCCAAACTACCAGCTTTTCAGCCATGTTGCATTTCCATTAAAATCACAAAGAAGGAttgaaacattttacattttacatgcTGGCAGCTCTATGAGCCTGACGGGGTTCGTAcactcatggaaaacctggaaaagtcctggaattttaaaatggttatttccaaggcctggaaaaagtccttgaaaaaaattgaatcccaaaagttttggaaaagtcatagatatttgttatattcatatgttcatttacgcagtttgattaaaaagaataaccatttatatcaatatttattcttttaatcaaactattgtctctcattcatttgtgtcatttaagataTACTTGTGGACACACCGAGATTTTAcataatgtttggtcatggaacgttggtttaaagtcatggaaaagttatccattagtcaacatgtgtatgaaccctggccGGAACAATGTAAATGATCTGTATGATCTATCTGCTTATGAGCACTAAACTCTGCAGAGGCCAATGGGAAATTTTTCAATAATTCATTCTGCTTCCAAAAAGACTTGACACGCTTTAAAAtgcttctttttaaataatttagaaAACATTTCTAACTTGAAGTTACCGGGAGGACTTTTTGACTTGATCCTTTTGATTCAACTTTTTAGGAAGCAGAAATGTCATTAGTGTTGGTCGGAAAGCAACGTTTTGAACAAAGGTACGTTTATAAGAAGTACAAAATTACAATAAAGTAATTATGAATGATGCTGTATTTCAGCGAGGACCAAAGTAGTGGGTAGACTTTAGAAACATTTGTCGAGACACTTTTGACATGGCGTCTCAGACTCTCTTCTCCTTGTGTGACCTCCTGCTTGTCTCCTCAGGGTTTGATGTTTGGCTATGCAACCGATGAGACCGAGGAGAGCATGCCGCTCACCATCCTCCTGGCTCACAAGCTCAACTACAGGATCCGAGAGCTGGGGATCAGCGGAGAGTGTCCTTGGATACGACCGGACTCCAAATCACAAGTGAGccatctttaaccctcctgttgccttagggtcaatttgaccccattcaatgtttaaccctcctgttacctttatatttactgacatattttacccttggggtcaatttgaccccagcaattaaaacctccagaaaattattagaattaatattgtttcccaagtttaagtgtgaggtactttatgtttgtttgttgactacctaaatagccctttaaatatataaaaaagttgatatttcttatatgtttgacacagtgaaaaacagcctggggtcaaattgacccgaaaaaacacagacgttaaacattgaatggaatcaaattgaccctaaaggtaacaggagggttaaaaaggcACCGACCATCGACCCATTCGATTCAATATGTCTTTAACGTCTGCAGGGGCGTACGAAAGAGAACACACATTTGGGATTAGTATTATTTTGTACAGATATTTGCATCACGATATGACTTAAAATATTTAGTCTTGAATTCCGTGCTTTCTGTTGCACCAGAGAGCAAGCGGGCAGAACGGGTTTCAGATGACCACGTGAAACTTAAAATGAGTCGCCTGGAGGCTGAGCCGGTGGTGATTATCAGATCCAGTTGTTGcattttgtatgtttatttttgtataaaaGGACAAACGAACGCAACTTTCACACCAGCGTACAAAGGCGAGAAGAAGGCATTGGCCTCGGCTCTCtcaccctccttccctctccttccaTTCACCGGGCTAGAGTTACTGCAACTGTTCCCCTTTCTCCGCAGGTCACCGTGGAGTACCGAGACAACTCCGGAGCCATGGAGCCTCTGCGAGTTCACACCGTGGTCATCTCGGTGCAGCACATCCCGGACATCACCCTGGAGGAGATCCGACGCAACCTGATggagaaggtggtgaaggtggtcaTTCCCGCCAAGTACCTGGACGACAAGACCATCTACCATCTCCTGCCGAGCGGGAAGTTCCTTATGGGCGGCCCACAGGTGAGTGGGGACTGAACCACACGGGGGGGGTCAATGAATCAGCGTGTGGGCAGAAGTTGACGTTTTTGTTATCGTGTCGTCAGAGCGATGCAGGACTCACGGGGCGTAAAATCATCGTGGACACGTACGGAGGATGGGGG
The window above is part of the Pseudoliparis swirei isolate HS2019 ecotype Mariana Trench chromosome 15, NWPU_hadal_v1, whole genome shotgun sequence genome. Proteins encoded here:
- the si:ch73-234b20.5 gene encoding vesicle-associated membrane protein 8 isoform X1; this translates as MADTRSQTPASGSAAKLDLVQDQVNEVKIILTNNISKVLERGERLDDLIGKTDDLQASADSFQKTSTRVARKYWWKNIKMMIIIGVVVLIIVILIILFATKVI
- the mat2al gene encoding methionine adenosyltransferase II, alpha-like; this encodes MNPSGVRQSGKTFLFTSESVGEGHSDKMCDQISDAVLDAYLSQDPDSKVACECVAKTGMILLVGEVTSKAIVDLQSVVRNTVKKIGYDDSSKGFDYKTCNVLVALEPQCLEISDCVFEGRDQENIGAGDQGLMFGYATDETEESMPLTILLAHKLNYRIRELGISGECPWIRPDSKSQVTVEYRDNSGAMEPLRVHTVVISVQHIPDITLEEIRRNLMEKVVKVVIPAKYLDDKTIYHLLPSGKFLMGGPQSDAGLTGRKIIVDTYGGWGGHGGGAFSGKDYSKVDRSGAYAARWVAKSLVKAGLCRRVLVQISYAIGVSRPLSISVFHYGSSNRDEDELLQIVQNNFDLRPGVIVKELGLKRPIYQATACYGHFGREEFPWEKPKSLVF